In the genome of Engraulis encrasicolus isolate BLACKSEA-1 chromosome 21, IST_EnEncr_1.0, whole genome shotgun sequence, the window gcactaacacaagttggatggtccattttcactgtagcacaggatgtgcaatgctctattattgtcaaaaagaatggacttctacgaattctgctgacttctgtaagcaaaggacagtttcccatgtcttctgggtttatttcaagtgagctcaggtgcttaggagaatgttacacccctgtatcatttgcacgcattaagcattcttaatatggtcaattttcaatagctctagcactccaggaatcagagtgagactacagacaatatatatttcatgatgtcatgaacctatacaatgattttagtaacaaaaatatgtcttatatacactcaatcgtggtaaatcaaagggaattcaaaaatgtatgtaataactatggtaattattccctttgcatatttaattctgagtgactcagcctctctgtgatgatcttatacctggacacctatattgtccgtcagtacaattcattttgaaatgttcttctttgttgttttatcttatttggatgtttactaactttcactgatccccgtcccaactcttttgagacgtgttggatttatcaaattagaagtgagtacatatgtcccccaaaacaatattttttctcggttttaacacttaatatgttgtcttttcactattctccatctattgaatagattgaatgttttgaaaatgatagcattttgattttattcactgtttaccaaacgtcccaacttcatcggagttggggtttgtatgtacgtgtgcatgtatgtacgtgtgtgcgtgcgtgcgtgcgtgcttgtgtgtgctagcTAGTGGAAAGTGTTCATGGGAAGTGTTCTCCATCCTCAGGTCTCTGGCGAATAACAACATTAAGGCCTTACCCAGGGACCTCTTCAGTGATCTGGACTCACTCATAGAgctgtaagtacacacacacacacacacacacacacacacacacacacacacacacacacacacacacacacacacacacacacacacacacacacacacacacatacacacacacacacacacacacacacacacacacacacacacacacacacacacacacacacacacacacacacacacactacattacccagGGATTACCTAGTGGGGTAGGGATTACCTACCATTACCTAGTGACCATAGACTCACTCATCAAGCTGTGAGTCGCACGCACTACataacacatgggcacacacacaaactctcatgcAGTATGTATAACGAATGCCAATTTGCAAAGTTTGGCGGTAGAAGGTTAATAAACCAagctcctgaagcctcatacagatgtggtcaggccagccgacaggggggacaaaggggacagttgtcccgggcccagagagagagagtgggtcggggggcagaattgggtctttattacattgcatgtattgggccgaggggccctttcagacgactatgtcctgggcccggccaaagccgcCAGCGACCCTGGATGTGGTATTGCTGACCACCCTAGTGATTTGGCCTAGACCAGCTCAGTGGttatagcctgggaaatcccatgctgctttgcgcaATCGTTCCTATCTGAATGAAAGCATGGGTTCTATCCCTCAGctagggtaccagatcttgggctccaatcagagagtgggtAGGGGTGGGAACGCGATGAccgcagtttgtttgaatagatacaactgacacggtTGGCTACGGGCTACTTTCATGCCAAATGACACATCCGTAGTGtccaataaacggccatgggcaatgGTAAGCCACACGTTTCCTACGAGCATTTGCATAGGTAGTCTCCAGACTCTCACCTGAGTGAttgtctggtgataaccaggcagcAGTGGTAAGGCAAATGTTCTCCCATACCACCTTGAGATGATTGATAGCAATGGAATTCTGATATGAACCATCAATTTCTGATATGCCGCAATCACCTTGCTGATtcagcccacttgagatcaaattggctgcatgtggcccctggacCGAAATGAGTtggacacccctgctttagactAACATCACCTGTGTAGCTGAATGTTAATGTGAATGTATGTGCTATTGTTGTCTTTTATCTctgatttgtttttattttttatttttatttttttggatatTGAAGAGTTGTTCGTGTataaaatggccttgccttgtAAATTTCTTGGTACAGCTCTGGCGCCACCCTTTGGCAGGGACCTGATATGTcaaacactgtgtttgtgtgtgtgtgtgtgtgtgtgtgtgtgtgtgtgtgtgtgtgtgtgtgtgtgtgtgtgtgtgtgtgtgtgtgtgtgtgtgtgtgtgttgttctgacTTACAGAGACCTGCGTGGCAATGCGTTTGAGTGCGACTGTCATGCCAAGCAGCTCTAATGTCTCGcaggttggtgcccctgggcactgtgccactggcccttatggataatccggccctggtgccaAATGACTTATCGCTTCATAGTATCAACGCCACCAtctcactgtgtgcgtgtgtgtgtgcgtgtgcgtgtgcgtgtgtcatgttCTGACTGACAGAGACCTGCGTGGCAATGCGTTTGAGTGTGACTGCCGGGCTAAGTGGCTTATGCAATGGCTGCGCAGTACCAACGCCACCGTGTCGGACATCTACTGTGATGGCCCGGAGGAGATGAAGGGGAAGAGGCTCAACGACATGGCCAGCATGCACAACGAGTGCATGTCCACAGGTACTGtaagtgtgtaatgtgtgtgcatgtgtgtgtctgtgtgcgtgtctgtgtgtgtgcgtgtgtgttttgcatccatgcgtatgtgtgtgtgtgcatacatgcgtgtgtgtagattGTGTACTGCACCAGTCAGCAGCGTCTGATTCTGAGGTGGTGGacgctctatgtgtgtgtgcataaattgcatttatgcttcacccgtgcaagggggcagccccctatggcgccccaagggagcagtgcgacgagacggtaccatgctcagggtacctcagtcatggaggaggatgggggagagcactgattaattactgcccccaccaacctggcgggtcgggagtcgaaccggcaaactttgggctgcaagtctgacgccctaaccgcttacccatgactgcccacatggAATGGATCCGTaatctctacctctgtctccccctctgtgTGTTAGATTTCGTGCTCCACCAGTCGGTGGCGTCTGAGTCCTTGTCGGTGGACACCTTCTCCTTCAAGAATGATGTGTATGTGGCCATCGCTGCCCCCAACACGGAGAGCTGCATGGTGATGCAGTGGGACCACATCGAGATGTACTTCAGATCCTACGACAACATCACAGGTAGTAgtgataatcataataataataataataataataatagatattGAGATGTACGTTCAGCTGGTTGTGAAATCTCAGGTAGTCTGCAAACCGCTATGACAACATGTCATGTATACTGATCATGTAAACACTGGCAATTTATACACGTCATtaacaaaaaacttttttctgtTCATGAGCAGTCTTACTCTTCAGCCTCAAAGTCGACACTTGGTGTCTGTATTTCATATGCTACAGCCATACACATACAGTTGCCACATACAGTTAGTAATACATTCTCGATCACTACCACATCTCCTTTCTCTACAGGCCAGTCCATCACGGGGTCTACGTTGGTGCTGTACAGTAATGTGTATGCTAATTCTCCAGTCTCTTCCACTTCACCAGGCCAGTCCATAGTGGGCTGTAAGTCGGTTCAGATCCAGGATCAGGTGTTTGTGATCGTGGCCCAGCTCTTCGGTGGCTCCCACATCTATAAGTTTGATGAAGACCAGAGTCGCTTCATCAAGTTCCAGGACATCGAGGTGACCAAGTTCAATTTCATCGTAAATGTTTGTTTCGTACACACAGAGGACgagttgtattaagtagaagttgaagtactccaaatgtacaaatgtaattacaacattagtggtatgatattacatgactTAAACAATCTGATATCAgagtgctagtgttgtaattacatctgtaagaatacttctactgtatacaactctgcacagaggtgtgtaaagtagaagtagaattaCTGTTGGTGATGTACTGTTAGCCTAGTACGATATTACATAACTGCAATCTGGCAATCATGCTACTAGGGTTGTAATTACCCCGGTAACAGTACTtttttctactttatacacctctgagtCTACAGTATATGGCATAGTCACATTCAAATTGCATAaagcaataaaataaaatgtaatatataCCAATAACATTGATGACAAAAGGAAACAAGTCATTATAACTGATAACATAACCAATCTTTTAAGAGCAATTATTGACCTAAGCATTATTTTGCATCCACTCTTTTATTTCTCGTTTGATTCTCATTTGTGTCTGCCCcgtgaataataaaaataataataaaaaaatacaacacaATTACATTTAACAAATAAAGGCGCCCAAAAGTGTTGTTTACGTGGATATTTTACATTTAACTCATAAAAATGTCCAAAAGAATTGTTTACGTGGCTATTATAATTTGTACATGTAAGAAATAAAGAAGCATTGTTTTCGTGGCCATTTTACATTTAACACACATGTTAAAGGTGTCCAAAATGGTTGTTAACGTGGCTATTTTGCATTTAACAAATAAAGGTGTCGAAGATCTCCAAGCCAAACGACATCGAGGCCTTCCAGATCGCTACTGATTGGTTCTTCGTGATCGCCGACAGCTCGAAGGCGGGACTCTCCACCCTCTACCGCTGGAATGATAAAGGCTTCTATTCCCACCAGTCGCTACACGAGTGGTTTAGAGACACCGACGCAGAGTTTGTGAGTCTGGACGGAAAACCACACCTCATCCTGGCCAGCAGATCACAggtaacatccacacacacacactcacaaacatacacacacacacacgcaataaagcagtaaatcacacacacacacacacacacacacacacaaactcataaaaTAAAGGGTTGTATTTGCACCACTCCTTGCACAAATGGGTTAGATACGATGCAGAGAAATCACACATAATaccaaacacatgcgcgcgcacgcatgcacgcacgcacgcacacgcacacacacacactataaagggTTCTATTCCACAAGTTTCTCCATGAGTGGTTACAGGTACAAGTGTGGTTCATGCTCCAAATACATAcggatgcatgcatacatacacgcacacacacgcacacacacacacacacacacacacacacacacacacacacgcacacgcacacgctcacgctctctctctctctctctctctctctctctctctctctctctctctctctctctctctctctccctctctcctctgactCCAGGTACCAGTCATCTATCAGTGGAATCGCGGGTCCCAGAAGTTTGTTCTGCAGGGTGAGGTTCCCAACATGGAGGACGTGGTGGCAGTGAAAGCCTTCAGAGTGGACGACAACCTGTACCTGGCCATGACACGATACATTGGAGACTCAaaggtgtg includes:
- the lgi2a gene encoding leucine-rich repeat LGI family member 2a; protein product: SSRLPARRCVSIGVLIVACLLCFQADCKRVFRCPGTCTCSKESIICVGSNNVPRLSPNDINSLSIVNATFSEVKEAMFAHMPSLQLLLLNSNSLTTLRDDAFSGLPHLEYLFIENNKLETVSRYAFKNLRDLTHLSLANNNIKALPRDLFSDLDSLIELDLRGNAFECDCRAKWLMQWLRSTNATVSDIYCDGPEEMKGKRLNDMASMHNECMSTDFVLHQSVASESLSVDTFSFKNDVYVAIAAPNTESCMVMQWDHIEMYFRSYDNITGQSIVGCKSVQIQDQVFVIVAQLFGGSHIYKFDEDQSRFIKFQDIEVSKISKPNDIEAFQIATDWFFVIADSSKAGLSTLYRWNDKGFYSHQSLHEWFRDTDAEFVSLDGKPHLILASRSQVPVIYQWNRGSQKFVLQGEVPNMEDVVAVKAFRVDDNLYLAMTRYIGDSKVLRWTAPKQFSEVQALPSRGAMILQPFTFKQRHYLALGSDYTFSRVYAWDAEAGAFQRFKEVYIQAPRSFTAVSTDRRDFLFASSFKGSTQIYEHILIDLSL